gtacttagtacagtgctctgaacacagtgagtgctcaataaataggattgaatgaagtggcagagcctgaattagaacccctgaccctctgactcccatgccaatatgctattattattattacagatgagggaatggaagcacGGGTTGTCTTCCGAGACTAAGAAGATCACCAATGCTTTGGAAGCAGATTGGAAGCCGAGTTTACTTTATCATCCTGCTGTTACTTTTAACCTGTCTCTGCTTTTACTTGGCCCATTCTTGATAAAAACCagtttcctctcttttcttctgcaTTATAGGAAACTCAAGAACAGAACCCCATTCAGGTTAGCTATAAGGACTGGGGTTTCGTTGGAGAATTTTATATTggcacctttcaatcaatcaatcaatcaatcaatcgtatttattgagcgcttactatgtgcagagcactgtactaagcgcttgggaagtacaaattggcatcacatagagacagtccctacccgatagtgggctcacagtctaaaagggggagacagagaacagaaccaaacataccaacaaaataaaataagtaggatagaaatgtacaagtaaaataaataaataaataaataaacagagtaataaatatgtacaaccatatatacatatatacaggtgctgtggggaggggttctCCCACACCTCTTGGCTTTCAGTGCTTACTGATGGCACAGGGATAGATCTAGCCAGATTTGGAAGTTACTCAATCAGGGGCAGGGCTAGGGAATTGCCCAATATTTTTCAAAGGCATAAAAGGGAACAGCAGCTTGAATTGAGATTTTGCCTTTTTTTCCAATTGTCGGTCTCTTTCACGCATCTAAATTCTCTGCTGAAGAGTGCGCACACCAGAGCACCCTGCAGAACACCTTGGGGGGGCTGAGGGATTCTCAGGCTTTTATCCCCTGAACTCCGCTTCTTTCAGGAGAAAGAACTTCTCCTTGAGTTGATTTGAGTTCTCTGCCCTCCACTAccctcaacttctctgcctcagtttcctcacctacgtTATGAGGCTAATAAGACCTGCCTCACAAGCCGTTAGTTAGAATGCTTGTGAGGTATTCCATGGCTTTAAAAGGGTTATTTAAATTCTTAATAAGAACCCATCAAGCAATATTGTTCTCCTTCCTTTACTGTGCATCCCTGAAGCCACAGCAGGATGCAATAATAACCAATAGTAAAGCAGTTTTCCCCAAGAAGGTCAAACCACTTTACAGACATTATCAAATGAATCCTCCCAGCATCAGAAAGCTGTCTTTTCCCAATTTTCATAGCCAGAAgattggattgtgagcccagcgggggacatggtctgtgtctgatccagtgatcttgtctctaccccagagcttagcacagtgcttgccacttaatAAAGCTTAATGAACACCTCAACTATCATAATGAAGGAGGCTAGGGAACATGTCCAAAGTTAGGTTAGTCTacagtgtgccaggaactgagttACGTGCTGCTTAAAGTTATCAGACTTTGTTGTCTGCCTAACCTAGGAGTCTGTCATTTTTAAGTGTGAGCTTCGCTTGACTACCTTCAGCCTGAATCTGATAGATTAGCATGGTCTTCTGTGGCGGTCAGAACTCAGCTCGATCTGATCTGACAAAGTCATAGCTGGGGTAACTTGGGATGTGACTTGCGAACTACTCTGACTTCCTGTGgagaatgatcctggcagcacacCCTGCTGTGCAGATAGCGTGAACAAAtaacactttacaaagcactttcaTTTATGCCTAGACAGTCTTAGGAAGGGAATTCCCACTTGCTTCCAAATCACTGATTTTTCGCCATTGCGAAATGCTCGTACTGCACTCAGCCCAGTCACaaagtgagaattagaacccaggtctcagcaTCACTGATGTCACCCATTTAATCGATCTGCAGTTTCCCAACCACTCTACTCTGTCCTCCATTCCTGTTGTAATGATTACCGTCTTCCAGAGGGCCACCTCTGCTCTTTAAGATTCTCTCTGAGAATGGTCCACTAGACAGCTGAGTGAAGCTGGACCCAAGCACTGGAAAATAAATTAAATCTGGGTTCTTCACACCTTGCTCAAAACGGAGCCTGATATCCAGGCCATTCCCACCTGACAAGGGTTTTAATTCCGTCTTTTGCCATATGGATTTTTTTGGGTCGTCCTGGGGGAATTGGTTGTATTCATGGGGTTGGGTTTTCCTGAATATTAGCTTCATCCATGTGCTTTTTCCAGAGGAGGCTCAGTTACAACACCCTCAGTTCCATCCTCTGTACAGTTAattaacccccccccaccccccacccctccagctgTGGACCTGGATTTCCGCTGTTGCCATTCACTGAAGTGTGTAAATTGAGTGAAGCTCACATACCCAAGCACACGCACGATTGTGGAAACAAACCCTTAGAAAAGCAGAAGCTAAAATAAGCCCGGGAGTCTCTCTTGCTGAACACCAGAACTCACAAAGTTGGGAAGTGCATTTCTGAAGATAAaccgggaaggcctctttgtcgagaagcagcttgggctagAGGATGGGGAATGGGCCCCGGGAATCAGGATGAGCTGGGTTCtagacccggctctgccacttgtctgctgggtgggcaagtcacttcactttctgtgcctcagttaccttgtctgtaaatggggattaagactgtgagcaccactgtgggacatggactctgtccaaactgattaccttgtatctaccctcagcacttacaacagtgcctgacacagaataagcgctttatcaataccatgaaaaaaatgtaTTGCATTCTAATATGATGTTTTATCTCTCTATGCCTTGGAGATTAACAGAGAGGGTATTCCTGGTACACTGGCCTCTCCCTCAGGGATATGCTAGGGGCTCTTCTTCTTTTCCAGGGTCACCTAACCTTGGGAAGGCCTATCCTGACCCAGCTGCCTGACTCTTTGCAGCTTcacaaatgattttttaaaacattTGGATTAGAGAAAGGGTGACTGgacccttttcccagactgagacctcccttttcctctactcctcctcccttccccatcgcctcaactccctccctctgccctacacagTTCCCCTCCactcagcatttgtgtatatttgtacatattcattgctctattcattttatttatgatgtgtatatagctataattctctttatctattccaatggtattgacacctgtcttgttttgttttgttatctgtctcccccttctagactgtgagcctgttgttgggtagggaccgtctctatatgttgctgatttgtactttcccagtgcttagtacagtgttctgcacactataagcactcagtaaatacgattgaatgaatgaaagaataatttcTGGCCAGAAAACCAGTCAAAGCAAGTCTGAAATCGTCCAATGGGTTGATTATGAGGCAGAATCCGAGGTTACATTTGGGAGAAGGTTCATTTTCAATGGATTCATTGTCAACAGGCTGAGCGGAAGGCTTCTGAAGAGGTATAATAGGTATCTCTCTTCACCATAAATCTCTGAAGATTAGTATCACAAAGTGTGAATGCTcagtcaaagatatttattggtatttattgtttattgtgtgcagaacactgtactaagtgcttgagatggtacaatgcaacagaattggttgatatattccctgcccttagctAACAGGCTATTGAGAGGTCCCAGGGTCTTATCTCCTATGGATTCACCATCACTGTTTGAGTCTCACAGGGGAAAGACAGCACTGAAGAATCAATAGACCCAGGAGTTGCTTTTTACCAGTATAGAATTCGTGGTGGGAAGCACCAAATAACAATGCAAACAGGAATCTAATTCTGTCAAAAGTCTAGATTGATGAGGTTGACGTAGATTGAAGAGAGGttaaatttcattttcttttctggtTATTTTCAGAGAAACTTATCCCCAGTCTCAAATGAGAAAGAAAGGGTTaaagtagccactgcagattttaaaagagaggaaaagaagtgaccttcatttggaaaattaaTAGTGATGAATATTCTACAGATAATTTATCAAAGGGGTTTggctttgatggtatttgtttagggatTTACAATCTGAACCATGACTTTAACCTCTCTATGCTATGATTCTTTTGTTAATATTCTATATAGGGAACATTTTGTGTTATATCTTCAAGCCATGAGTACTTGACTCACTTGAGATATAATTTACATTCCTTTATCTTAGAATTATTTCAAGACAGTGCAGCAGTAGTGATTTTCTCCAGTTTCCTGATTATGAGACTATATGGGATTAAATGTTCTCCCTGTTTCAGTGGCATTGGCGTTGGATGGGAAAGCGGCACAGCTTAGCTGAAAGGGCATgttcctgggagccaggggatctgggctctaatcccggttgcATCAATAGCCTgttgtttgaccatgggcaagtcacttaaattatctgtgcctcagtatcctcatctgttaaatggggattccacagttgttctccctcctacttagactgtgagccccatgtggggcagggactgaatctaatctgattaacacatatctatcccagtgcttagaatggtcttTAACTAACACttaacaagataataataataataatatcccattgtattcattcaatcgaattcatttagtgcttactacatgcaaaaaactgtactaagctcttgggagagtacagtatagaaaGAGTACATTTGTACAATAGAAAGATTAATTAATCTTGGTATTCAAATTCAAGTATCTTCATTTTCTTGATCAACATGAccgttaatttttttttctatcaaaACGACAATTCtatcagatgatgcagaagggctaTTTGGCCCTGTGTGTCTAAAAGAGCTCATTCTCTCCTGTATGCACTAAGAAGAAAAacattcctttttctctcttaatCACACCGCATAATCAGGCTGCAGTCCTGAACCTGTCCTGCTTACTACTGGGTTCTGCTCCCTTCGTGTTCCTGAGGCAGAAGGCTCTAAGGGTGgcattcctggtctccctccacacAGGTGTGCTGTAGCGATGGAGCTTACTGATGCGTCCTCCGAACAGCTGTGGGCCCCACTGACCCAGGAGAGCAGCAGGCACATACAAAGCTGCTCTTGCACAGAGGAATTTGGTtcgtccctctaataataatattaataataataattctgggataggttaagtgcttactatgtgccaaagactattcgaggctctgaggtagatacaagatgatcaggtcagacacagttcttgaacCCTCATGGGGTTTTCAGGcttagagggagaagaggaatccctaatttgcagttgaggaaacagaggcacagaaaagttaagttgagTAGGTTGACCTACTAGAAATGGCCTGGGTTTCAATCCAGGTTCTACCCCTTGCCAACTATGTGACCTGGTGCtaggaataataacagtaatgataattattaatagcaattaaattattttttattacttaACAGCATATCATTATAATATATCATGTTACTAATAGATTGATGCATTTATATACGACTAATATTTTAATTATAAAAACTATACTGTTGTAATGTTGATTGATATTTTAGTATATAATCGattctaattattaataataatttcatatttgttaagcacttactatgtaccaagcactgcactaaataattGGTAAAATCAGAttagaaacaatccctatcccatatggggttcacagtataaataggggggaaaacagatacttaatccccattttgcaggtgaggtaattgaggcccagagacgtgatgtgatttccccaaggtcacagcagacatgtgaaagagccaggattagaagccagatccttctgactatcTCTCCTACTTTTCCTGCCCGAGGCTTTGGCTCAGATGCCCTGACAGTATGGAAGAGGTACAAAGATGACCTTTCTAAACAGGAGGCAACTTTTAATTATGGTAACCCTGTAGTAAATGAAACTCAAAAATACATACTAAAAAGATTCAGGATTCTTTCCCCTTGACAactatggtttttttttccctcaggaaCAGTGAGTCCATCCACATTACAATCAATGATGTCATTTCTGTTGTACCATTCTAGGAAAATTAATCACCTCCTATGCACTTTGCCATTTAAGAAATCCATGGAAAAGATAAACAATGTCACGGAATTTGAGCTCTTGGGATTTTCTCAGAATGTACAAGTGCAGAAGACATGTTTTGTGATATTTTTCCTCTTCTATGCCATCATCCTTGTGGGAAACAGCCTCATCATGCTGACCATCTGTTTCGGGAAACTCTACAggtcacccatgtacttcttcctcatctATCTGTCTCTGATAGATCTTTGCTACTCCTCCTTCACAGCCCCCAAGATGATCAAAGACCTGATCTCGGAAAGGAAAACCATCTCCTTTGAGGGGTGTATGATGCAACTTTTTGGTGTTCATTTCTTTGGTTCCACCGAGATCTTCCTCCTTacagtgatggcctatgaccgttatgtggccatctgcaaacccctccATTATGTGAAGATCATGAACTGGTCTGTATGCAATAAAATGCTTCTGGGCACATGGGTTGGGGGCATCATCCACTCCATGATTCAGTTGTCCCTGGTTGTCCggctgcccttctgtggccccaatgtgaTCGATCACTATTTTTGCGATGTCCATCCCATGCTGAAACTCGCCTGTGCCAACGCCTATGTCGCCGGTGTTGTAGATACGGCCAATACTGGGACGATCACTCTGGGGCCCTTTCTCATCTTGATCTTCTCTTATACCATCATATTGTGGTCTCTGAGACATCAGAGCAAAGAAGGGCGGCGAAAAGCTCTCTCTACCTGTGTTTCTCACATCGTTGTGGTCATCATCTTCTTTGGTCCCTGCATTTTTATGTACATGCGACCAGACATCACCTATTCAGTAGATAAAATGTTTGCCATATTTTATACCATCATCACCCCCATGTTAAACCCTCTGATCTATACTCTGAGGAATGCAGTGGTGAAGAATGCCATGAAGAAGTTGTGGAGTAGGAAAGTGGTTTTGCAAAAATGAAGTACTAAATCACATGTTTGCATTTTGTAGGTCTAATTGGGCTTCAAACATCTTTTAGGTGCCTAGAGTTCAATTCACCTTACAAAGTCCTGCCCATACTTAGCAATAgagataactgtgatatttgttctgcacttactatgtgccaggtactgtactaagtgctggggtggatatgaggagattgggttggacacagtccctatcccacatggtgctcagtcttaatccccatttacagatgagaaaactgagacacaaaaaagtgAGGTgagttacctaaggtcacacagaagaatttAGGgggactgggatgagaacccaagtccttctgactctaaggtctgtactctatccactacatcacagTGCTTCTTTAGCAatacccctcttcttccttctttccatcctcaCTATTTTCTAGCACTCCCCATACCCCTAAAGTAAAAGGATAAAGAGAATAAATGCAGCATACATCCTCAGAACTGTCCCACTATCACAGCTGCACATAACAGGAAACTCAAAGGGGGTGCAAAGGCACCACAATAGGTATTCAATTTCTTTTTAGTTTCTTCATTTGGTTCTTATTATTTGGTCTTAAAATCATTTTAGGCCATGGGACCTCTAGTGTTCTATCCAACCAAGAGCACACAGTGCTGTGCAAGATAACAGTGATATGGGGAGAATGACAAgtgaaaggaaaaatggaaaataaagtaAATGAAGTGACCGGCTTTATGTCATTGATTAAACTCTACTGTTTGTAGAATGATGCATTGTTGATGGGAATTAACTAATGGCCCATTGTCAAATTCATCAGCAATCTCAAAACCTGAAATTCAGTCTCTGGTAAACTCAATTAATGCAAATTCCTACAAAAACATGTTTTTTGAGAGATCACTAGATCATCCTGAACAACAATCCTTTTTCTGCACCAGGCATATGCTCTGTCCATCTGTGCTGATAGAAGTTCTGATTTTGTTGAGTTCAGATATCTGTGGCTCTGTCTGGATCAGTAATCTCTAAGTAGAACAACAacctggaaagagcaagagcctatgaatcaggggacctgggttctattcccagatgaccttggacaagtcactttacttctctgtgcctcagttacctcatctgtaaaatggagagtaagtctgtgagccctgtatggtacagggactgcattcacctgactatcttgtatctaccccagcgcttagatcagtgcctgacatacgagttaacaaataccataaaataaacagaaggaaaaaaaaaaagtgccttgATCTGAAGCAACAGATCTCTTCCCAAATCGGTTTCCACCTCTAAACCTGGGATTTtgcaagactaagccccatttgatGGAGAAAGATGTATCCAATGCAAAAGTGGGATGTAGTCTAGAGTCCCTCAGTATCAAAAATATGATCTTTAAAAGGACTCCAATTTACTACtgtgtttatggtatttataaagcactttccCTGGGATAAGTACTGAGCTCAGCACAGCTTACCTAGAAGgtaggtaaataaagggtacaaatccaagtgtgagggggacacagaagggagagagagtagtggaaatgagggattGGTTGGGGAAGGTCAGAATTTTTTTCTACTCCCCCAGGGTGAGTATTTGAGTGGCTATTTTCAAGAGTGTtgaaaattccttccttccttcactccctccctccttccttcccttccttcctccttccttctcttcctcccttcctccttccctacttttctcctttcctccattccttccctccctccctcattccttccttcaatcctacttattgagagctgaatgtatgtatagcactgtactcgatgcttgggagagaacaatataacaataaacagtcatattccctactcacaatgttTATTGATCTTGAATTCACTTTTTCAAACTGTCTTTCTTGTACCACAAGTATGCGAAATCGGGTATTGGGTACCTCACCTCAACCCCTGGACTAATCCTTCTAAGTGTCAAGCTCCTGGAGGAAGGTTCTAAATAAGAAACATGAAATTCTAGGAAGGTGGACCATCTTTTTCTCTGTTCTATGCAAGAGGAGAAATTCCCTATCAAAAGGAAATCTCCTTGGAATCTTTGGGGTTCCCTAAGCTCCACTGAATAGGAGGTAATGATCATTGATGACCGACTATACGTCAGGTTGATTCTTGCCCTGTCCTGTTGATGAATTAGTTTTGTTACTGCTTGGCTAGCTGGTGACTCTATGTCGGGCGATCAGGCATGTTGATACTCAGTCAGTTTTTTTTGCTTTGTGACAGTTTGCAGACTGAATCTCTTCTTCATTTTGAAAACTATGTAGGAAACTGCAGAGTATCTTTCCTCATTTAAAACTCCTGTGTTCCCGAACACTACAACAAGATGGGAGTGATATAAGTTGAAGGGCCTTTAttagggaagaagaaaacaattaTTTTCCATCCATTTAATCATGCACTTTAGGCTTGTGAAGTTGCCAGGGAATGGGCCTAATTTTTCATTTCCTAAAAATTTCAGTCTTTAACATTTATTTCAACTGAAGCCAAGATTATTGGCTTGTTTGAGAAGCATTTCTAACTGGGGGATTGTGATTCTTTTGGGATAAAATTCCCCAGGTTCGTAACACTTTACATCATTCACTTGAAATATGTCTGTGGTGATTGGGGATAACAAAGGGGATGTTTTCCCCAAAGATGAAGTCATAGCTTAACCTTTAGCAGTGAGGGGAAAGTATATAACTATAGTGTTTGCTTCTTTCTAAGATCAGGGGGAAAAGGATCTCAGAATATCACTTGCATTTGCTGAGAGAAGTTTCTTTTCCAGCTTTCCAAAGAGCCCCGAATGATCTCAgaaaggagcagtggaaaagcTGAAAACCCATTCCTTGGAACAAGGGTTGCAGGTGAGCTTTTCAAAGAACTAACTTTGCTAAAAtggggactttaaaaaaaataatttataggtTTTGAAAATGGTCTCTTTGTAGGTTAGTATGAGGCCCTAGAGGGAGGCAAAGATTACAAGAACCAAAGacacagtcaaccaatcaatcaatcaataatttttacttagcacttactatgttcagagcactgtactaaatgctgggaagagtacagtccaacagaatagtggacatgctccctgctcatttCATTGCAGTTGAATGTGGTTCAGCACAGGTCTGTTGATGTATGTTTGAAATAACGAAAATGGTTGTTGAGGTCCTAGAAATACATTCTCCACTTACAAGCCAAAAGTTTATAGCAAGGGGAAAAAGTGGAGCAATCAAATCCAGACTTGATTTTCTGCTTGGTTACATAAGGTCACTGACTCAGAATCTTTTGAAACTGGAATCATGAGTCCTGGAGTAGCTGATGGTTGCCTCTGACACTGTTTCCAGTAACTACTCcaacctccatcccttccaccaCACCGAGAAAGTCATTAGAACATTTTGGGTACAATAGAATATGTTTTAACTCTACTATTAATTTTTACACCATTTTCATGAAACAGAGATAATTTTATGAGAGATACACCAAACATTGAAATAAGGCCTTCTTTGTTGTGGTGTGCAGTGTACTGAATTACTGTCTTACCAAGCAGGGGTCTATAAGCAATCTGTTTCTTTGGGTTTAGCTGATGGATTATAATGTAGTACTACACAAAGCCACTTTGCTCTCTCCCAACTCTCAGTGCATTGATTTACTTTTTAACTGGGATCAACACTGTCTTAGGTTGTTTAGGAGACTGTAAACTGAACAGAAAGTAATACGGGACTAAACtcacagtagcatggcctaggggaaagagcttgggcctgggagtcagaggtccttggTTCAAATTCTGCTTGGGCCTcttgcttctgtgtgactttaggcaagtcacttaatttgtctgtgcctcaggttccttaactgtaaaatgggaatgaaatacctgttctccctcctacttagactggaagccccatgtacgATGTagaccatgtccagcctgattaaattctgtctaccccagtgtttagaacagtggaaggcacatagtaagtgcttaagaaataccatttttgttatcattattattattgccattttgCCAAATGAGGCTTTGGGCATCTGTAAGATTGGATATGGGTTGAGATGGATGTGAAATCGTTTTCGGTAGCACTTCTGCCTGTAGACTTATATGATTTTTACAATGGAAGCATTGATTCCTGGTGGAAGTCGGAATTGGGAAGTTACAATCTGATAGGATGGGGTCTTTATTCTCGAATATGACAAATGCAACTTTGCTTGCTTAAAACTCCTGTGTTCCCAAACACTACAACAAAACGCGATTGATATAAACTGAAGGGCATTTAttagggaagaagaaaacaattaTTTTCCATCCATTTAATCATGCATTTTTGACTGGTGAATTTGGCAGGGAATAAGCCTAATTTTTTATTTCCTGAAAATTTCAGGCTTTAACATTTATTTCAACATAAACCAAGATTATTGACTTGTTTGGGAAACATTTCTAACTCCGGGATTGGGATTCTTTTGGGACAAAATTCCCCAGCTTCACAACACTTTTACATCATTCACTTGAAATATGTCTGTGGTGGTTGAGGATAATAGAGGGAATGTTTTCCCCAAAGATCCTGTTATAGCTTCGATTTTAGGAGTGAGGGGCAAGTATATAACTACAGTGTTTGCTTCTTTCTGAGATGAGCGGGAAAAGGATCTCAGAATATCACTTGCATTTGCTGAGACAACTTTCTTTTCCAGCTTTCCAAAGAGCCCCAAATTATCTCAgaaaggagcagtggaaaagcTGAAAACCCATTCCTTGAAGCAAGGTTTGCAGGTGAGATTTTCAAAGAACTAACTTtgctaaaatggggacttaaaaaatgcatttatagGTTTTGAAAATGGTCTCTTTGTAGTTTAGTATGAGGCCCTAGATGTAGGCAGAGAATACAAGAACCaaagacaaaatcaatcaatcaatcgatggttcttattgagcacttactatgtgcagagccctgtacttaatgttggggagagtacagtaaaacagaatagTGGACACGCTCTCTGCTCATTTCTTTGCATTTGAACGCGGTTCAGCACAAGGTCTGTTGATGTGTGTTTCAAATAACAAAAATGGCTGCTGAGGTACTAGAAATACATTCTCCGCTTACAACCCAAAAGTTTATAACAAGGGGAAGAATTGGAGCAATCAAATCCAGGCTTGATTTTCTGCtgggttacattcattcattcatttaatcgtatttattgagcgcttactgtgtgtagagcactgtagtaagcacttgggaagtacaagacagcaacatatagagacagtccctacccaacaatgggctcacagtctagaagggggagacagaccaccaaACAAACCATGTAGCTAGgtgccaaaatcatcagaacaaatataattaaagcatatgcacatcattaacaaaataaatagaatagtaaatacgtacaagtaaaataaatagagtaataaatctgtacaaatatatacaagtgctgtggggaggggaaggaggtagggctggggggatggggaggaggagagaaaaaagggagctcagtctgggaaggcctgctggaggaggtgagctctcaatatggctttgaagtgaggaagagaactagtttggcggatgtgtggagggagggcatt
This genomic stretch from Tachyglossus aculeatus isolate mTacAcu1 chromosome 22, mTacAcu1.pri, whole genome shotgun sequence harbors:
- the LOC119944009 gene encoding olfactory receptor 4S2-like; the protein is MEKINNVTEFELLGFSQNVQVQKTCFVIFFLFYAIILVGNSLIMLTICFGKLYRSPMYFFLIYLSLIDLCYSSFTAPKMIKDLISERKTISFEGCMMQLFGVHFFGSTEIFLLTVMAYDRYVAICKPLHYVKIMNWSVCNKMLLGTWVGGIIHSMIQLSLVVRLPFCGPNVIDHYFCDVHPMLKLACANAYVAGVVDTANTGTITLGPFLILIFSYTIILWSLRHQSKEGRRKALSTCVSHIVVVIIFFGPCIFMYMRPDITYSVDKMFAIFYTIITPMLNPLIYTLRNAVVKNAMKKLWSRKVVLQK